The Mercurialis annua linkage group LG8, ddMerAnnu1.2, whole genome shotgun sequence genome window below encodes:
- the LOC126660455 gene encoding pentatricopeptide repeat-containing protein At5g04810, chloroplastic translates to MDIFCFPTSTPPYPLKKHHFATASYSLDPPPPPSSSSLRRPNSLKPTTKHPTPPPPPSPPPKTLKNPFKTLLNVPSPPTTTHSLSSKLRLTSKLSPPPPPPPQPPSPPPPPPPVQTLKTEHQKPEFRQQGKIFIGNLPNWIKKHEITEFFRQFGPIKNVILIKGYNESERNAGFGFVIYDGTTAEKSAMKAVEFDGMEFHGRVLTVKLDDGNRLKGKAEERRRWVGGEDGDDCYKSEWHQQRQGSRESFRRVLDTQRENWQAVVTAFERINKPSRREYGLMVSFYARRGDMHRARQTFESMRARGIEPTSHVYTSLIHAYAVGRDMEEALSCVRKMKEEGIVMSLVTYSIIVGGFAKIGNADAADRWFKEAKDKHSQMNAIIYGNIIYAYCQTSNMDQAEALVRQMEEEGIDAPIDIYHTMMDGYTMVGNEEKGLTVFERLKECGFAPSVVSYGCLINLYTKVGKVSKALEVSTKMEAAGIKHNMKTYSMLINGFLKLKDWANAFAIFEDVIKDGLKPDVVLYNNIIKAFCGMKNMDRAICMVKEMQKERHRPTSRTFMPIIHGFARAGEMRRALEVFDMMRRSGCIPTVHTFNALILGLVEKRQMEKAVEILDEMALAGVNPNEHTYTNIMHGYAALGDTGKAFEYFTKLRNDGLELDVYTYEALLKACCKSGRMQSALAVTKEMSAQKIPRNTFVYNILIDGWARRGDVWEAADLMQQMRQEGVQPDIHTYTSFINACCKAGDMLRAAKVMEEMKGSEVKPNVKTYTTLIHGWARASLPEKALGCFEEMKMAGLKPDKAVYHCLMTAFLSRATVTEAYVRSAILNISKEMVESELIVDMGTAVHWSKCLRKIERTGGELTEALQKTFPPDWNMRHSVDADPESYSDDELGSDGEDGMHCGGTDVVVEDDIDNDNDEDDYFNRRLLA, encoded by the exons atggatattttttgttttcccACCTCTACTCCTCCCTATCCACTTAAAAAACACCACTTCGCCACCGCCTCTTACTCCCTCGACCCACCACCACCGCCATCCTCCTCCTCTCTCCGCCGTCCCAACTCCCTCAAACCCACCACAAAACACCCcactcctcctcctcctccttctCCTCCTCCTAAAACCCTCAAAAACCCATTCAAAACCCTTCTCAATGTACCCTCTCCACCAACAACCACCCACTCTCTCTCCTCCAAACTTCGTCTCACCAGCAAACTCTCCCcccctccaccaccaccaccacaacCACCGTCACCCCCACCACCTCCTCCGCCAGTCCAAACTCTCAAAACTGAGCATCAGAAACCTGAATTTCGCCAACAGGGTAAAATATTTATTGGGAACCTACCGAACTGGATAAAAAAGCATGAAATAACCGAATTCTTTAGACAGTTTGGTCcgataaaaaatgtaattttgatAAAAGGGTACAATGAGAGTGAACGAAATGCTGGATTTGGGTTTGTTATCTATGATGGAACCACAGCTGAAAAATCTGCAATGAAAGCTGTGGAGTTTGATGGAATGGAGTTCCATGGCAGAGTTTTAACGGTCAAATTGGATGATGGCAACAGATTGAAAGGTAAAGCTGAGGAAAGAAGGAGATGGGTTGGTGGAGAGGATGGGGATGATTGTTATAAGTCTGAGTGGCATCAGCAAAGACAAGGGTCTAGAGAGAGTTTTCGGAGGGTTCTCGACACGCAACGGGAGAATTGGCAGGCTGTTGTTACGGCTTTCGAGAGGATTAACAAG CCTTCCAGAAGGGAGTATGGATTGATGGTGAGCTTTTATGCAAGACGAGGGGATATGCATCGTGCTCGTCAAACTTTTGAGAGCATGCGAGCAAGGGGAATAGAGCCAACGTCACATGTATACACTAG CCTTATTCACGCTTATGCAGTTGGCAGAGACATGGAAGAAGCACTGTCCTGTGTCAGGAAAATGAAAGAAGAAGGCATTGTAATGAGCTTGGTTACCTATAGCATAATTGTAGGGGGGTTTGCTAAAATTGGCAATGCTGA TGCTGCAGATCGCTGGTTTAAGGAGGCGAAAGATAAACATTCACAGATGAATGCCATCATTTATGGCAACATTATTTATGCTTATTG TCAAACATCTAATATGGATCAAGCTGAGGCTTTGGTGAGGCAGATGGAAGAAGAAGGTATAGATGCTCCTATTGACATTTATCACACAATGATGGATGGCTATACCATGGTTGGTAATGAAGAGAAAGGCCTTACTGTTTTCGAAAGACTTAAG GAATGTGGATTTGCACCCTCAGTTGTCAGCTATGGATGTCTCATCAATCTTTATACCAAG GTTGGTAAAGTCTCCAAAGCCCTGGAAGTTAGCACAAAGATGGAAGCAGCTGGCATAAAACACAACATGAAGACTTACTCCATGTTGATCAATGGTTTCTTGAAGTTAAAAGATTGGGCCAATgcatttgcaatttttgaaGATGTTATCAAGGATGGGTTAAAGCCTGACGTGGTGCTCtataataacataattaaagcGTTCTGTGGCATGAAAAATATGGATCGTGCCATATGTATGGTGAAGGAAATGCAGAAGGAAAGGCATAGGCCTACTTCCCGTACATTTATGCCCATTATTCATGGATTTGCACGGGCTGGAGAAATGAGAAGAGCTCTAGAAGTTTTTGATATGATGAGGAGGAGTGGATGTATTCCCACCGTGCACACTTTCAATGCTTTGATTCTTGGCTTGGTGGAGAAGCGCCAG ATGGAGAAAGCTGTTGAAATATTAGATGAAATGGCATTGGCAGGAGTAAATCCAAATGAACATACATACACCAACATCATGCATGGATATGCAGCACTGGGTGATACTGGAAAAGCTTTTGAGTATTTCACGAAACTAAGAAATGATGGCCTGGAGCTTGATGTATACACATATGAAGCACTGTTGAAGGCATGCTGCAAGTCGGGCAGAATGCAAAGTGCTTTAGCAGTAACAAAAGAAATGAGTGCTCAAAAAATTCCAAGAAACACTTttgtttataacattttaattgaCGG ATGGGCTCGAAGAGGTGATGTTTGGGAGGCTGCTGACCTTATGCAACAAATGAGACAAGAAGGAGTTCAACCTGATATTCATACTTACACATCATTTATAAATGCTTGTTGCAAAGCTGGTGACATGCTG AGAGCTGCAAAAGTCATGGAGGAAATGAAAGGTTCTGAggtgaagccaaatgttaaaaccTACACTACACTGATACATGGGTGGGCGCGTGCATCTCTTCCAGAAAAGGCGTTGGGGTGCTTTGAAGAAATGAAAATGGCAGGATTGAAGCCTGATAAGGCTGTATACCATTGCTTGATGACAGCATTTCTCTCCCGGGCCACTGTTACGGAAGCATATGTTCGCTCTGCTATTCTTAACATTTCTAAAGAAATGGTAGAATCTGAGTTGATTGTTGATATGGGGACGGCAGTTCACTGGTCCAAGTGCTTACGCAAGATTGAGAGAACAGGTGGGGAGCTTACGGAAGCTTTGCAGAAGACATTTCCTCCTGATTGGAACATGCGCCACAGTGTTGATGCAGATCCCGAGTCATATAGCGATGATGAGCTTGGCAGTGATGGTGAGGACGGCATGCATTGTGGCGGAACTGATGTTGTCGTTGAAGATGACATTGATAATGACAATGATGAAGATGATTATTTTAACCGAAGACTGTTGGCGTAA